TGGGAAAAACACCCCACAACTGAGCGAGGGTTTGGGAAAAACACCCCACAACTGAGCGAGGGTTTGGGGAAACACGGCGTTAAGTGGTGCGGCGTTGGCGACTGCAGGGGCACGGCAAGGGTACGGAGAGGGGGTCTGGAACTCGGGGTCTGGAACTCGGGGTTTGGAACTAAGGGGTTTAGAGCTACGCCATGAGGAGGCTGGCCAGGTGTCGGCGGAGCGTGGCCCGGCCCTGTTCCGGCGCGGCCCACGCGGGCTGGAGCACCATGCGCAGGCTCAAGCCGTCAAGCAGGGCGATGAGCCGCTCGGCCTCATCAACGGGCACCATCCCAGGCACCGCCAGCGGGCTGTCCATGAGCGCAAGGAGCACCCTGCCCACGACGGCTCCGGTGGCCCGATAGTCGTCCTGGGCGGCGTCGAGGAGGCCGGCGTTGGTGCGGGCGTCGAGCATGAACTCCATGTGGACGACAGCATCCGCACGCCGTGCCTCGTCCAGCGGCAGCAGTTCTTCCAACACCACTGCACATTTTTCCAGCAGATCGTTCCGCTTGGCGGGCAGCTCCTCCTGTTCAAGCAGTTCAAGGGTGTCGAGCGCACGAAGGTGGATTCGTTCGGAATTGACCCGGAAGGCGAACTCCATAAGTTCAGCCTGATTGTCGAAATAGTGCCGTACCGACCCCAGTGCCAAGCCCGCCTGAGCAGCCACAGTACGTAGCGAGGCTTGTGTCAGGCCACGTTCGGCAATTACTTCGAATACGGCATCTGCGACGAGCTC
This genomic interval from Arthrobacter sp. PAMC 25486 contains the following:
- a CDS encoding TetR/AcrR family transcriptional regulator: MPKIVNADDRRELVADAVFEVIAERGLTQASLRTVAAQAGLALGSVRHYFDNQAELMEFAFRVNSERIHLRALDTLELLEQEELPAKRNDLLEKCAVVLEELLPLDEARRADAVVHMEFMLDARTNAGLLDAAQDDYRATGAVVGRVLLALMDSPLAVPGMVPVDEAERLIALLDGLSLRMVLQPAWAAPEQGRATLRRHLASLLMA